From one Formosa sediminum genomic stretch:
- the mce gene encoding methylmalonyl-CoA epimerase, translating to MNISHIEHIGIAVENLEESITYYENVLGLKCYAIEEVADQKVKTAFFLVGETKIELLESTAPDGPIGKFVAKKGQGIHHIAFAVNNASEALKQAEECGVTLIDHTSRKGAEGLNIGFLHPKSTQGVLTELCSKEK from the coding sequence ATGAATATTTCACATATAGAACACATCGGTATTGCTGTAGAGAATTTAGAAGAATCAATTACATACTATGAAAATGTATTAGGTTTAAAATGTTACGCTATTGAAGAAGTAGCCGACCAAAAAGTTAAAACAGCTTTTTTTTTAGTTGGAGAAACTAAAATCGAATTATTAGAAAGTACAGCACCAGATGGACCAATTGGTAAATTTGTAGCTAAAAAAGGGCAAGGTATCCATCATATAGCTTTTGCTGTAAACAATGCAAGTGAAGCTTTAAAACAAGCAGAAGAATGCGGTGTCACTCTTATAGATCATACCTCTAGAAAAGGTGCAGAGGGATTAAATATAGGTTTTCTTCATCCAAAATCTACCCAAGGTGTACTTACCGAACTATGTTCAAAAGAAAAATAA
- a CDS encoding acyl-CoA carboxylase subunit beta codes for MANQDKINDLIEKRAKARLGGGEKRIESQHAKGKLTARERIDILLDDDSFEEFDMFVTHRTKSFGLDKQIYLSDGVITGHGTIDGRIVYVFSQDFTVFGGSLSETYALKICKIMDMAMKIGVPVIGLNDSGGARIQEGVRSLAGYAEIFQRNIMASGVIPQISSILGPCAGGAVYSPALTDFTIMTDQTSYMFVTGPKVVQSVTGEQVTTEQLGGAKIHSTKSGVSHFLAESDEENLLLIRKLLSYLPSNNLEEAPTVPCNDPIDRLDDALNNIIPENANQPYDIVDVISILTDNGEFTEVHRDYARNIVVGFARFNGRSVGIVANQPKYYAGVLDCEASRKAARFVRFCDAFNIPIVTLVDVPGFLPGTGQEYAGIILHGAKLLFAYGEATVPKITITLRKSYGGAHDVMSCKQLRGDLNYAWPTAEIAVMGAKGAVEVLEGSNIRKIEDANEKLNYIEEKEHEYNTKFANPYVAAKYGFIDDVIEPRNTRFRIVRALELLANKKEVNPPKKHSNLPL; via the coding sequence ATGGCAAACCAAGATAAAATTAATGACCTCATTGAAAAACGAGCTAAAGCAAGATTAGGAGGTGGTGAAAAACGTATAGAATCACAACATGCTAAAGGAAAATTGACTGCGCGTGAACGTATTGATATTCTTTTAGACGATGATAGTTTTGAAGAATTTGACATGTTTGTAACGCATAGAACGAAATCTTTTGGCTTAGATAAGCAAATATACTTGTCGGATGGTGTTATTACAGGACACGGGACTATCGATGGACGAATTGTGTATGTGTTTTCTCAAGATTTTACCGTTTTTGGGGGATCGCTTTCTGAAACCTATGCATTAAAGATTTGTAAAATTATGGATATGGCTATGAAAATAGGTGTACCAGTAATCGGCCTAAATGATAGTGGAGGGGCTCGTATTCAAGAAGGTGTAAGATCGCTTGCAGGGTATGCAGAGATTTTTCAGCGTAATATAATGGCTTCGGGAGTTATCCCTCAAATATCTTCAATTTTAGGTCCTTGTGCCGGTGGTGCTGTATATTCTCCTGCATTAACAGATTTTACTATCATGACAGATCAAACCAGTTATATGTTTGTTACCGGTCCTAAAGTGGTACAATCTGTAACAGGAGAGCAAGTTACTACAGAGCAACTTGGTGGGGCAAAAATTCATTCTACAAAATCTGGTGTTTCACATTTTTTAGCAGAAAGCGACGAAGAGAATTTACTGCTTATTAGAAAATTACTAAGCTATTTACCATCAAATAATCTAGAAGAAGCGCCTACCGTTCCTTGTAATGATCCTATTGATAGATTAGATGATGCCCTAAATAATATTATTCCAGAAAATGCAAATCAGCCTTACGATATTGTAGATGTAATCTCAATCCTTACAGATAACGGAGAGTTTACAGAAGTTCATAGAGATTATGCAAGAAATATAGTTGTCGGTTTTGCCCGTTTTAATGGTCGTTCTGTAGGTATAGTTGCTAATCAGCCTAAATATTATGCAGGTGTTTTAGATTGCGAAGCATCAAGAAAAGCAGCTCGGTTTGTAAGGTTCTGCGATGCATTTAATATTCCAATAGTCACCTTAGTGGATGTGCCAGGATTCTTACCAGGAACAGGACAGGAATATGCAGGTATTATTTTACACGGTGCTAAATTGTTGTTTGCTTATGGTGAAGCTACAGTTCCTAAAATCACCATTACTTTACGTAAGTCTTATGGAGGAGCACATGATGTAATGAGTTGTAAACAATTACGTGGCGATTTAAATTACGCTTGGCCAACGGCAGAGATTGCAGTTATGGGTGCTAAAGGAGCTGTTGAAGTTTTAGAAGGCTCTAACATTAGAAAAATTGAAGATGCTAATGAAAAGCTAAATTATATCGAAGAAAAAGAACACGAGTATAATACCAAATTTGCTAATCCTTATGTAGCAGCAAAATATGGATTTATAGATGATGTTATTGAGCCTAGAAACACACGGTTTAGAATTGTAAGAGCCTTAGAGTTGTTAGCAAATAAAAAAGAAGTGAATCCTCCTAAAAAACATTCAAATCTTCCATTATAA
- a CDS encoding OadG family protein, which produces MTHLLTVLQAKESILVDPIEEGYIVLVTGLLIVFTGLIILTLFFKYALPLMLYIYKIISKGPDRKVSDISPVADEDFTGEIAAAISAAVHLHLKEQHDHENAILTIKQARKMYSPWSSKIYGVYNNKR; this is translated from the coding sequence ATGACACATTTATTAACTGTATTACAAGCTAAAGAATCTATTCTAGTAGATCCTATAGAAGAAGGATATATCGTACTGGTAACTGGATTATTAATCGTGTTTACAGGGCTAATTATTTTAACCTTATTTTTTAAATATGCTCTGCCTTTAATGCTTTACATCTATAAAATAATTTCTAAAGGTCCAGATCGAAAAGTCTCAGATATCTCCCCTGTTGCAGATGAAGATTTCACAGGCGAAATAGCAGCTGCCATTTCCGCAGCGGTCCATTTGCATTTAAAAGAACAACACGATCATGAAAATGCGATACTTACCATAAAACAAGCTCGAAAAATGTACTCGCCTTGGAGTTCAAAAATATATGGCGTGTATAATAATAAGCGGTAG
- a CDS encoding biotin/lipoyl-containing protein, producing MKNFTFNINENSYSVRIVSEEDNTINLEVNGTSYAVKMKEELKTVKTPTLVRRPSKAAPEPVKIKNPSSSSGSIKITAPIPGIILSLNVKVGDTVNSGDLLLVLEAMKMENNITSDKSGVVSAINVSVGQQVLQSEVMIELE from the coding sequence ATGAAAAATTTCACATTCAATATAAATGAAAATAGTTACAGTGTTAGAATTGTTTCTGAAGAAGATAATACCATAAATCTTGAAGTTAACGGTACATCTTATGCTGTTAAAATGAAGGAAGAGTTAAAAACAGTTAAAACACCTACACTAGTGCGTAGACCTTCTAAAGCTGCTCCAGAACCTGTTAAAATCAAAAATCCAAGTTCAAGTTCAGGGAGTATTAAAATTACTGCTCCGATTCCTGGTATTATTTTGAGCCTTAATGTAAAAGTAGGAGACACGGTTAATTCTGGCGATTTATTACTGGTATTAGAGGCAATGAAAATGGAGAATAATATTACGTCAGATAAATCAGGTGTAGTGTCTGCAATAAACGTTAGTGTTGGACAGCAAGTGTTACAAAGTGAAGTGATGATAGAATTAGAATAG
- a CDS encoding sodium ion-translocating decarboxylase subunit beta, with amino-acid sequence MKKIILIFGVLSLLVFIRPALGLSLNTVPQTTTIVATQENAPERSFVSEAVGGIKQFYQYTGFANAAGGNIIMIIVGIVFIYLGIKFDYEPLLLIPIGAGVIIGNIPFVAGNQTGIYETGSVLNYLYFGVVKGIYPPLIFLGIGAMTDFSSLIANPKLMLLGGAAQIGVFATFLGALYLGFNLPEAGAIGIIGGADGPTAIFLSSKLANGINVLADGTTVKNLIGPIAIAAYSYMALVPVIQPPIMKLLTTKKERLIRMKPPRAVSQKEKMIFPVVALLLTTFISPSALPLLGMLFFGNLLKESGRTERLADTARTKLIDIVTILLGVTVGASTQADIFITSDSLLIFGLGAISFVIATMGGLLFAKFMNLFLKNDDKINPLIGAAGVSAVPDSARVVHAEGLKADPQNYLLMHAMAPNVAGVIGSAIAAGIILSFFG; translated from the coding sequence ATGAAAAAAATAATATTAATATTTGGAGTCTTGTCCTTGCTTGTTTTTATTAGACCTGCATTAGGGTTAAGCCTTAATACTGTACCGCAAACAACAACAATAGTAGCTACCCAAGAGAATGCACCGGAACGCAGTTTTGTGTCTGAAGCAGTTGGGGGAATCAAACAATTTTATCAATATACGGGTTTCGCAAATGCCGCAGGCGGTAACATAATCATGATTATTGTTGGAATTGTATTTATATACCTTGGTATAAAATTCGATTACGAGCCTTTACTTTTAATTCCTATAGGTGCGGGAGTTATTATAGGAAATATTCCTTTTGTAGCGGGAAATCAAACCGGGATTTATGAAACTGGATCGGTACTTAACTATTTATATTTTGGAGTTGTAAAAGGAATATATCCGCCATTAATTTTTTTAGGAATTGGAGCAATGACAGATTTTTCATCTCTTATAGCCAATCCTAAATTAATGTTGTTGGGTGGAGCTGCACAAATTGGAGTTTTTGCAACATTTTTAGGTGCACTGTATTTAGGTTTTAATTTGCCAGAAGCTGGTGCTATTGGAATTATTGGTGGAGCAGATGGCCCAACAGCAATTTTCCTGTCATCTAAATTAGCAAACGGGATAAATGTTCTTGCAGATGGTACAACAGTTAAAAATTTAATTGGACCCATTGCTATTGCAGCCTATTCTTATATGGCTTTGGTACCAGTAATTCAGCCTCCAATTATGAAATTGCTAACTACCAAAAAGGAGCGTTTAATTAGAATGAAACCTCCAAGAGCAGTTTCTCAAAAAGAAAAAATGATTTTCCCTGTAGTTGCATTGTTATTAACCACGTTTATCTCGCCAAGTGCATTACCATTATTAGGGATGTTATTCTTCGGTAATTTATTAAAAGAATCTGGACGGACTGAGCGTTTGGCTGATACAGCCCGAACTAAATTAATAGATATTGTTACCATTTTATTAGGTGTTACAGTTGGAGCTTCTACACAGGCAGACATCTTTATCACTTCAGACTCATTATTAATTTTTGGATTAGGAGCAATATCCTTTGTTATTGCAACAATGGGCGGGTTGTTATTTGCTAAGTTCATGAATTTATTCTTAAAAAATGACGATAAGATTAACCCTTTAATTGGTGCGGCAGGTGTATCTGCAGTTCCAGATAGTGCTAGAGTAGTACATGCAGAGGGTTTAAAAGCAGATCCTCAAAATTATTTACTTATGCATGCTATGGCACCTAATGTGGCAGGTGTTATTGGTTCGGCAATTGCGGCAGGTATTATTTTAAGTTTCTTCGGCTAA
- a CDS encoding acetyl-CoA hydrolase/transferase family protein translates to MNIPNTMSATDAVKLIKSGDRVLIQGGSATPQALIHAMVARAPELRGVNIVHLHTEGACGYVAPELKDSFTTSAFFIGGNIRKMIGVTADYIPVFLSDIPSLFREGYMNLDVVLVNVSPPDKHGFCSLGVSVDIVISGIEMGKTIIAQINPKMPRTFGDAIVHISRFAACVEVDEDLYEMKFVAPSEEEKAIGKNVAGIIEDGATLQMGIGGIPNAVLTYLTNHKNLGVHTEMFSEGIIDLVEKGIVNGAQKKVNPYKIVSGFAMGTRRLYDFMDDNPDIEMLDIGYVNDTAVIRKNPKVTAINSAVEIDITGQVCADSIGTRMISGVGGQMDFMRGAALSEGGKPIIALNSRTLKGVSKIVPTLRTGAGVVTTRAHARYVVTEYGVAEFFGKTLKARAMALRDIAHPEYREILDKAIFERFGSSIMV, encoded by the coding sequence ATGAATATACCTAATACAATGTCTGCTACAGATGCAGTAAAATTAATTAAATCGGGAGATCGGGTATTAATTCAAGGTGGTTCAGCTACACCTCAAGCACTAATTCATGCCATGGTGGCTAGAGCTCCAGAATTAAGAGGTGTAAACATTGTGCATTTACATACAGAAGGTGCATGTGGTTATGTAGCGCCAGAGTTAAAAGATAGTTTTACTACAAGTGCTTTTTTTATAGGCGGTAATATTAGAAAGATGATTGGTGTTACAGCCGATTATATTCCTGTGTTTTTAAGCGATATTCCAAGCCTATTTCGTGAAGGTTATATGAATTTAGATGTGGTTTTAGTAAATGTGTCACCTCCAGACAAACATGGGTTTTGCTCTTTAGGCGTGTCTGTAGATATTGTGATTTCAGGAATAGAAATGGGTAAAACAATTATTGCTCAAATTAATCCTAAAATGCCAAGAACTTTTGGAGATGCTATTGTGCATATTAGTCGATTTGCAGCCTGTGTTGAGGTCGATGAAGATTTGTATGAGATGAAATTTGTAGCGCCTTCAGAAGAAGAAAAGGCAATTGGTAAAAATGTAGCAGGAATCATAGAAGATGGTGCAACATTACAAATGGGAATTGGCGGTATTCCTAATGCGGTTTTAACCTATTTAACCAATCATAAAAATTTAGGAGTACATACAGAAATGTTCTCTGAGGGGATTATTGATTTAGTCGAAAAAGGTATTGTAAATGGAGCTCAAAAAAAAGTGAATCCTTATAAAATTGTTTCTGGATTTGCTATGGGTACACGTCGTTTGTACGATTTTATGGACGATAATCCCGATATAGAAATGCTAGATATTGGGTATGTTAATGATACCGCTGTAATACGTAAGAACCCAAAAGTTACGGCCATAAATTCAGCCGTAGAAATAGATATTACAGGACAAGTATGTGCAGATTCTATAGGAACAAGAATGATATCTGGAGTAGGTGGACAAATGGATTTTATGCGTGGTGCAGCTTTGTCGGAAGGCGGAAAGCCAATAATAGCTTTAAACTCTAGAACCTTAAAAGGAGTTTCTAAAATAGTGCCAACCTTGCGCACAGGTGCCGGAGTGGTCACTACAAGAGCACATGCTAGATATGTTGTTACAGAATATGGTGTAGCCGAATTTTTTGGTAAAACCTTAAAAGCGCGTGCTATGGCTTTAAGAGATATAGCTCATCCCGAGTATAGAGAAATATTAGATAAAGCTATTTTTGAACGTTTTGGAAGTAGTATTATGGTTTAA
- a CDS encoding methylmalonyl-CoA mutase family protein — protein MTTKNNTLFSEFGPVTKEAWLEKVNIDLKGADFNKKLVWRHLTGIDIQPLYTPEDSIKFLKNTGNNSKTLVNFRTVKGTNAIESNALALKAITEGINGLVFHIQDKTDVSTLLQGIDLNDITVAFVFADNELEFVIDFFDYAEQHVSDCKQLKGYLDLGMISNYVTTGVIDVTVFKTLAKILDLGSDFDNFKTVSISGTPFLDAGANQAQELAYTLNAIVYITEQLEDYGIIAETVFNALHIQLATGSEYFVEMAKFRALNSLVYSIANTYGVSEFNFLLTAKTSIWTKSVTDAHTNMLRATTEAMSAILGNVDGVLVDAFDKEFNTPSEFSNRISGNITTILKEESYFGKVANPVDGSYYVEDLTTQVATKALELFKAIEVNGGFFIAFEKGIIQAAIAEVRQEKIKLISQRRLLMVGVNKYPNLMEHLNAEVLFEGAEFNSKVLTPRRASLEIEALRKVSEDIAVKAGKRPIVELTSFGNLTMRKARASFAYDFIGVSGFEVWQEKSYDSVEQAAEASAKSDSNVVVICSSDPDYEQHALAFVTAFRAINKNKVLLLAGHPVSILENLMQAGLDDCIHIKSDIISTISGIQHKIQKQIKETV, from the coding sequence ATGACTACTAAAAATAACACACTTTTTTCTGAATTTGGTCCCGTAACAAAAGAGGCTTGGTTAGAAAAAGTAAATATAGATTTAAAAGGTGCAGACTTTAATAAAAAACTAGTTTGGAGACATTTAACAGGTATAGATATTCAGCCTTTATATACACCAGAAGATTCTATAAAGTTTTTAAAAAACACAGGCAATAACTCCAAAACCTTAGTCAATTTTAGAACTGTTAAGGGAACTAATGCTATTGAAAGTAATGCTTTAGCATTAAAAGCTATTACAGAAGGCATAAATGGATTAGTATTTCACATACAAGATAAAACAGACGTGTCAACCTTATTGCAAGGTATAGATTTAAACGACATAACAGTAGCTTTTGTGTTTGCTGATAACGAGTTAGAATTTGTTATAGATTTCTTTGACTATGCCGAACAACATGTTTCAGATTGCAAGCAGTTAAAAGGGTATTTAGATCTTGGAATGATTTCTAATTATGTAACCACAGGAGTTATAGACGTTACGGTATTTAAAACTTTAGCTAAAATACTCGATTTAGGATCTGATTTTGATAATTTTAAAACAGTAAGTATTTCTGGAACACCATTCTTAGATGCAGGCGCTAATCAGGCTCAAGAACTTGCCTATACATTAAATGCTATTGTATATATTACAGAACAATTAGAAGACTATGGTATTATAGCTGAAACTGTATTTAATGCATTACACATTCAGTTAGCTACTGGATCTGAGTATTTTGTAGAAATGGCTAAATTCAGAGCCTTAAATAGTTTGGTTTATAGTATAGCCAATACTTATGGGGTTTCTGAATTTAATTTTTTACTTACTGCAAAAACATCAATTTGGACCAAATCTGTTACCGATGCACATACCAATATGCTTCGAGCAACCACAGAAGCCATGTCGGCTATTTTAGGAAATGTAGATGGTGTTTTAGTCGATGCATTTGATAAAGAATTTAATACGCCTTCAGAGTTTTCAAATCGAATTTCAGGAAATATTACTACCATTTTAAAAGAAGAATCTTACTTCGGGAAAGTAGCAAATCCAGTAGATGGATCTTATTATGTAGAAGATTTAACGACACAAGTAGCCACTAAAGCTTTAGAGTTATTTAAAGCTATTGAAGTAAATGGCGGGTTCTTTATAGCTTTTGAGAAAGGCATCATTCAAGCAGCTATTGCAGAAGTCCGTCAGGAAAAAATAAAATTAATCAGTCAAAGACGTTTGTTAATGGTTGGGGTAAATAAGTATCCTAATCTTATGGAGCATTTAAATGCAGAGGTTTTATTTGAAGGGGCAGAATTTAATTCAAAAGTGTTAACACCAAGACGTGCCTCTTTAGAAATTGAGGCGTTGCGTAAAGTGTCTGAAGATATTGCTGTAAAGGCTGGAAAGCGCCCTATCGTAGAGCTTACTAGTTTTGGAAATTTAACGATGCGAAAAGCAAGAGCCTCATTTGCATATGATTTTATTGGTGTAAGCGGATTTGAAGTGTGGCAGGAGAAAAGTTATGACAGTGTAGAGCAAGCTGCAGAAGCAAGTGCAAAATCAGACTCAAATGTGGTTGTAATATGTAGTTCAGATCCGGATTACGAGCAGCATGCTTTGGCATTTGTTACAGCTTTTAGAGCCATAAACAAAAACAAAGTATTACTACTTGCAGGACACCCTGTTTCAATTTTAGAAAATTTAATGCAAGCAGGTTTAGATGATTGTATTCATATAAAATCGGATATTATTAGTACAATTTCAGGCATTCAGCATAAAATTCAGAAACAAATTAAAGAAACGGTGTAG
- the scpA gene encoding methylmalonyl-CoA mutase, with the protein MKPNFSNITLDTVSKQDTVSSDHKTLWNTPEGIPVKTHFSKADIADAEHLNFVSGLPPFTRGPYSAMYALRPWTIRQYAGFSTAEESNAFYRRNLAAGQKGLSVAFDLATHRGYDSDHPRVTGDVGKAGVAIDSILDMEILFDQIPLDKMSVSMTMNGAVLPIMAFYIAAAKKQGVALEQLSGTIQNDILKEFMVRNTYIYPPLPSMRIIGDIFEYTTKYMPKFNSISISGYHMQEAGATADIELAYTLADGMEYIRTGLKSGLKIDEFAPRLSFFWAVGMNHFMEIAKMRAARMLWAKIIKQFNPQNPKSMALRTHSQTSGWSLSEQDPFNNVARTCIEAMAAGLGGTQSLHTNALDEAIALPTDFSARIARNTQIYIQDETQMTKAVDPWAGSYYVEYLTKEIAKKAWKLIEEVEELGGMAKAIETGVPKMRIEEASARKQARLDSGQDILVGVNKFQTDEKSTIDILEVDNTVVRDSQIARLKKLKENRDQAVVDAKIKALTDCAASGKGNLLELAVEAAENFATLGEISDALEVHFGRHKADTKLISGVYSKEVSDDSTFAKALKLADVFAEVEGRRPRVMIAKMGQDGHDRGAKVVASSFADLGFDVDMGPLFQTPEEVAKQAIENDVHFVGASSLAAGHKTLIPQLIDELAKLGRPDIMVFAGGVIPEQDYDFLLEHKVAAIFGPGTVISKSAITILEKYLEHEEV; encoded by the coding sequence ATGAAACCAAATTTTTCAAATATAACATTAGACACTGTATCTAAACAGGATACCGTATCTTCAGATCATAAAACCCTTTGGAATACTCCAGAAGGTATTCCGGTGAAAACACATTTCTCTAAAGCAGATATTGCAGATGCAGAACACTTAAATTTTGTTTCTGGATTACCACCATTTACAAGAGGTCCGTATAGTGCGATGTATGCGTTGCGCCCTTGGACCATTCGTCAGTACGCCGGATTTTCTACTGCCGAAGAATCAAATGCTTTTTATAGACGAAATTTAGCAGCAGGGCAAAAAGGATTGTCTGTGGCTTTCGATTTAGCCACGCACCGCGGATACGATTCAGACCACCCAAGAGTAACGGGCGATGTGGGTAAAGCTGGTGTAGCAATCGATTCTATTTTAGATATGGAAATTTTATTTGACCAAATTCCATTAGATAAAATGTCGGTGTCTATGACGATGAACGGCGCTGTATTACCAATTATGGCATTTTACATCGCTGCGGCTAAAAAGCAAGGTGTGGCTTTAGAGCAGTTAAGCGGAACCATACAAAACGACATCTTAAAAGAGTTTATGGTGCGTAATACTTATATCTATCCGCCTTTACCTTCTATGCGTATTATTGGAGATATTTTTGAATACACCACAAAGTATATGCCTAAATTTAATTCCATTTCTATAAGTGGTTATCATATGCAGGAAGCTGGCGCAACTGCCGATATTGAATTGGCTTATACGCTAGCCGATGGTATGGAATACATACGAACAGGTTTGAAATCAGGTTTAAAAATAGATGAATTTGCACCGCGATTATCTTTTTTCTGGGCTGTTGGAATGAATCATTTTATGGAAATTGCTAAAATGCGTGCGGCACGTATGCTTTGGGCAAAAATTATAAAGCAATTTAATCCTCAGAACCCAAAATCTATGGCGTTACGTACCCATAGCCAGACATCGGGTTGGAGTTTAAGTGAACAAGATCCTTTTAATAATGTGGCAAGAACCTGTATAGAAGCTATGGCGGCAGGTTTAGGCGGTACGCAATCTTTACATACTAATGCCTTAGACGAGGCCATTGCATTACCAACAGATTTTTCAGCCAGAATAGCACGTAATACTCAGATTTATATTCAAGATGAAACCCAAATGACTAAGGCAGTCGATCCTTGGGCAGGGTCTTATTATGTCGAATATCTTACAAAAGAGATTGCTAAGAAAGCTTGGAAGTTAATCGAAGAAGTTGAGGAATTAGGAGGTATGGCAAAAGCGATAGAAACCGGAGTGCCTAAAATGCGTATTGAAGAAGCTTCGGCACGAAAACAGGCGCGTTTAGATTCTGGTCAAGATATTTTAGTGGGTGTCAATAAATTTCAAACCGATGAAAAATCGACTATCGATATTTTAGAAGTAGATAATACAGTAGTAAGAGATTCTCAAATTGCACGTTTAAAGAAACTCAAAGAAAATAGAGATCAAGCTGTTGTTGATGCTAAAATAAAAGCTTTAACAGATTGTGCAGCTTCTGGCAAAGGGAATTTATTAGAATTGGCTGTAGAAGCTGCAGAAAATTTTGCAACTCTTGGTGAAATTTCTGATGCTTTAGAAGTGCATTTTGGAAGACATAAAGCCGATACAAAACTTATTAGTGGCGTGTATAGTAAAGAAGTGAGTGACGATAGTACCTTTGCAAAAGCTTTAAAATTAGCCGATGTGTTTGCTGAGGTTGAAGGCCGTCGTCCGCGTGTTATGATTGCTAAAATGGGGCAAGACGGACATGATAGAGGGGCAAAGGTTGTCGCTTCTAGTTTTGCCGATTTAGGGTTTGATGTCGATATGGGACCACTGTTTCAAACGCCGGAAGAAGTGGCAAAACAAGCCATAGAAAACGATGTGCATTTTGTAGGAGCATCTAGTTTGGCTGCAGGACATAAAACGTTAATTCCGCAGTTAATAGATGAACTTGCTAAATTAGGCCGTCCAGATATTATGGTGTTTGCGGGTGGTGTAATTCCGGAGCAAGATTATGACTTTTTATTAGAGCATAAGGTGGCTGCTATTTTTGGCCCTGGTACTGTGATTTCAAAATCGGCAATCACAATTTTAGAAAAATATTTAGAACACGAAGAAGTTTAG
- the meaB gene encoding methylmalonyl Co-A mutase-associated GTPase MeaB: MKVYKPKNRLTAQEYIDGILQGSRVILSRAITLIESNLESDKILAKEIIQAILPHSGKSIRIGITGVPGVGKSTFIEAFGKYLTSLNYKVAILSIDPSSQRSKGSILGDKTRMEELIHNENAYIRPSASGDTLGGVANKTGESMLLCEASGYNIILVETVGVGQSETAVHGMTDFFLLLMLAGAGDELQGIKKGIMEMADMVVINKADGDNIKKSEMARLQYQNALHIFPQADSGWTPVVTKASSIKNTGIDTVWEHILKYKTLVETNGYFDENRNHQKIKWMYNNINEELKHLFYGAPHIKSKLSTLESEVITSKVSPVKAAQQIIDSFKKNI; the protein is encoded by the coding sequence ATGAAGGTCTATAAACCCAAAAACCGTTTAACAGCTCAAGAATATATTGACGGTATTTTACAAGGCAGCAGAGTAATTTTATCTCGTGCAATCACCTTAATAGAAAGCAACTTAGAAAGCGATAAAATACTCGCTAAAGAAATTATTCAGGCCATTTTACCACATTCAGGAAAATCCATTCGTATTGGTATAACCGGTGTCCCTGGCGTGGGAAAAAGTACATTTATAGAAGCCTTTGGCAAATACCTCACATCTTTAAATTACAAAGTTGCTATATTATCTATAGACCCCAGTAGTCAACGTTCTAAAGGCAGTATCCTAGGAGACAAAACAAGGATGGAAGAATTAATCCATAACGAGAATGCCTACATTCGCCCCTCTGCCTCTGGAGACACCCTCGGTGGTGTAGCAAATAAAACCGGAGAAAGCATGTTACTTTGTGAAGCCTCTGGTTACAATATTATTTTAGTAGAAACCGTAGGGGTCGGACAATCGGAAACTGCTGTTCATGGCATGACAGATTTCTTTCTGCTTTTAATGCTTGCTGGCGCTGGAGACGAACTACAAGGGATAAAAAAAGGAATCATGGAAATGGCAGATATGGTAGTTATTAATAAAGCCGATGGTGACAATATTAAGAAAAGTGAAATGGCACGCTTACAATATCAAAATGCGTTACATATATTCCCACAAGCAGATTCTGGATGGACGCCAGTCGTTACTAAAGCGTCTTCAATAAAAAACACTGGAATAGATACTGTTTGGGAACACATCTTAAAATACAAAACCCTTGTAGAAACAAATGGCTATTTTGACGAGAATAGAAATCATCAAAAAATAAAATGGATGTATAACAATATCAACGAAGAATTAAAGCATCTATTTTATGGTGCGCCTCATATAAAAAGTAAACTTTCTACGCTAGAAAGTGAGGTTATAACATCAAAAGTCTCTCCCGTAAAAGCGGCACAACAGATTATAGATTCTTTCAAGAAAAATATATAA